Proteins co-encoded in one Malus domestica chromosome 09, GDT2T_hap1 genomic window:
- the LOC103443710 gene encoding uncharacterized protein At1g51745 isoform X1 — MGSSGEISEKSIDASVGTLVWVRRRNGSWWPGRIMGLDELPDSCVVSPKSGTPVKLLGRDDASVDWYNLERSKRVKAFRCGEYDECIEKAKAHAASGNKKKVKYARREDAIIHALEIENAHLGKDDLNFSARMSNSGGDHGCSARESPAMSLCSAENEDMADDVSDSEDNSHSGPELSQSGISFEEPNHISSSKLQSLQGRRRKTPNDSEDDGTEGVKRMRGLEDLGMGVLSKRSGHTGGLLEQVQQDGASLLDSNTRNGMPNGSPANGSKGSSSLKRKRSQVANVNELLKRKNRSRPLTKVLESTAMVSIPAMPDQLPNSCGSPLQGLSNGRVSGLESNESKGSLSADHTGISCENGTSINVPELASGASCINDKLKENEIPSISGLAEYDSSDDRLFDVPFVGEEKDPSGSSPIRAACSSGKPQIGALGRQSSQSRQPEAVSLKNERINESGCTSSAALHDIGISIEKGSSKWQLKGKRNSRQTSKDRKHDSRRFMDMDDEYNGYSTGIEHSNGLSQGSYQKVNCNGISGSRAYNGTLRSKSKQVTELPDGPTQRSLPYRQSRFTVPARYQTADSTARNSCSDGSLYDVKLEVKSNYRPQHVPLVSLMSKLNGKAIVGHPLTVEVLGDGCSDWEVDKTGYAVKPEKEIGRIPAKGLAVQPRNSPSRSPKTKKSGLQPKKIRKLSSLTGHKQSEERKPLVPKQKGPVIACIPLKVVFSRINEAVARPSHRVLRSSNA, encoded by the exons ATGGGGAGTTCTGGTGAGATCAGTGAGAAGAGCATTGATGCGTCGGTGGGTACTTTGGTATGGGTCCGCCGCAGAAACGGGTCCTGGTGGCCGGGTCGGATAATGGGTCTGGACGAGTTGCCGGACAGTTGTGTAGTTTCGCCAAAATCGGGCACTCCGGTGAAGCTACTCGGCCGTGATGATGCAAGCGT GGACTGGTATAACCTTGAAAGATCCAAGAGGGTGAAAGCTTTTCGTTGTGGGGAGTATGATGAATGTATTGAAAAAGCAAAGGCCCATGCAGCCAGCGGGAATAAGAAAAAAGTTAAATATGCACGGAGGGAAGATGCTATTATCCATGCTCTTGAGATTGAGAATGCTCACCTAGGCAAGGATGATTTGAACTTCAGTGCCCGAATGAGTAATTCAGGTGGTGACCATGGTTGCTCAGCCAGAGAATCACCTGCCATGTCTCTTTGCAGCGCGGAGAATGAAGATATGGCTGACGATGTGAGTGATTCTGAAGACAATTCACACTCAGGGCCAGAATTATCTCAATCTGGTATATCTTTTGAAGAGCCAAATCATATCAGTTCTTCTAAGTTGCAATCTCTgcagggaaggagaagaaaaacgCCAAATGATTCAGAGGATGATGGAACAGAAGGAGTGAAGCGCATGAGAGGACTTGAGGACCTGGGAATGGGTGTATTGTCAAAAAGGTCAGGCCACACTGGAGGGCTCCTTGAACAAGTTCAACAGGATGGTGCTTCACTCCTAGATTCAAACACTCGGAATGGAATGCCTAATGGAAGTCCTGCAAATGGAAGCAAAGGTTCTTCGTCGCTGAAAAGAAAGAGATCTCAAGTGGCAAATGTTAATGAACTCTTGAAAAGAAAGAACCGCAGTCGACCATTGACCAAGGTGCTGGAGAGTACTGCAATGGTGTCTATTCCAGCTATGCCTGACCAATTGCCAAATTCATGTGGTTCACCTCTTCAAGGGTTATCTAATGGCAGGGTTTCTGGATTAGAATCCAATGAATCAAAAGGGAGTTTATCTGCAGACCACACTGGAATTTCGTGTGAGAATGGAACCTCTATAAATGTTCCTGAACTGGCTTCTGGGGCTTCCTGTATTAATGACAAATTGAAAGAGAATGAGATTCCCAGCATATCTGGCTTAGCGGAATATGATTCTTCTGATGATAGGCTATTTGATGTGCCATTTGTTGGAGAGGAAAAAGACCCTTCAG GTTCATCTCCTATACGTGCAGCTTGTTCATCTGGTAAACCTCAGATTGGTGCGTTGGGAAGGCAATCTAGTCAAAGTCGTCAACCTGAAGCTGTATCTTTGAAAAACGAGAGAATTAATGAATCTGGTTGTACGAGTTCAGCAGCCTTGCATGATATCGGCATAAGCATAGAGAAAGGTAGTTCAAAGTGGCAGTTAAAAGGAAAGAGGAATTCTAGACAAACAAGTAAAGATAGAAAACATGACTCCAGAAGATTTATGGACATGGATGATGAATACAATGGTTATTCGACAGGCATTGAGCATTCCAATGGATTGTCTCAAGGTTCTTATCAGAAAGTAAATTGCAATGGCATTAGTGGTTCCCGTGCATATAATGGCACCTTACGATCAAAGTCCAAACAGGTTACTGAATTGCCTGATGGTCCAACTCAGAGATCACTTCCCTATCGGCAGTCCCGCTTCACAGTGCCTGCAAGATATCAGACGGCAGATTCTACTGCCCGCAATTCATGCTCTGATGGTTCGTTGTATGATGTCAAGCTTGAGGTGAAATCCAATTACCGGCCACAACATGTTCCCCTGGTTTCCCTTATGAGTAAATTGAACGGCAAAGCCATTGTTGGTCACCCACTAACAGTTGAGGTCTTGGGTGATGGCTGTTCTGATTGGGAAGTTGATAAAACAGGCTATGCAGTAAAGCCAGAAAAAGAAATTGGAAGAATCCCAGCCAAGGGATTGGCAGTGCAACCACGAAATTCACCAAGTAGATCTCCCAAAACAAAGAAATCTGGGCTACAGCCAAAAAAGATCAGGAAACTATCTTCACTGACCGGTCATAAGCAATCTGAAGAGAGAAAACCACTGGTTCCGAAGCAGAAGGGTCCTGTAATAGCCTGTATCCCCCTTAAAGTAGTGTTTAGTAGGATAAATGAAGCAGTGGCGCGACCATCGCATCGTGTTCTAAGATCAAGCAACGCTTGA
- the LOC103443710 gene encoding uncharacterized protein At1g51745 isoform X2 translates to MGSSGEISEKSIDASVGTLVWVRRRNGSWWPGRIMGLDELPDSCVVSPKSGTPVKLLGRDDASVDWYNLERSKRVKAFRCGEYDECIEKAKAHAASGNKKKVKYARREDAIIHALEIENAHLGKDDLNFSARMSNSGGDHGCSARESPAMSLCSAENEDMADDGRRRKTPNDSEDDGTEGVKRMRGLEDLGMGVLSKRSGHTGGLLEQVQQDGASLLDSNTRNGMPNGSPANGSKGSSSLKRKRSQVANVNELLKRKNRSRPLTKVLESTAMVSIPAMPDQLPNSCGSPLQGLSNGRVSGLESNESKGSLSADHTGISCENGTSINVPELASGASCINDKLKENEIPSISGLAEYDSSDDRLFDVPFVGEEKDPSGSSPIRAACSSGKPQIGALGRQSSQSRQPEAVSLKNERINESGCTSSAALHDIGISIEKGSSKWQLKGKRNSRQTSKDRKHDSRRFMDMDDEYNGYSTGIEHSNGLSQGSYQKVNCNGISGSRAYNGTLRSKSKQVTELPDGPTQRSLPYRQSRFTVPARYQTADSTARNSCSDGSLYDVKLEVKSNYRPQHVPLVSLMSKLNGKAIVGHPLTVEVLGDGCSDWEVDKTGYAVKPEKEIGRIPAKGLAVQPRNSPSRSPKTKKSGLQPKKIRKLSSLTGHKQSEERKPLVPKQKGPVIACIPLKVVFSRINEAVARPSHRVLRSSNA, encoded by the exons ATGGGGAGTTCTGGTGAGATCAGTGAGAAGAGCATTGATGCGTCGGTGGGTACTTTGGTATGGGTCCGCCGCAGAAACGGGTCCTGGTGGCCGGGTCGGATAATGGGTCTGGACGAGTTGCCGGACAGTTGTGTAGTTTCGCCAAAATCGGGCACTCCGGTGAAGCTACTCGGCCGTGATGATGCAAGCGT GGACTGGTATAACCTTGAAAGATCCAAGAGGGTGAAAGCTTTTCGTTGTGGGGAGTATGATGAATGTATTGAAAAAGCAAAGGCCCATGCAGCCAGCGGGAATAAGAAAAAAGTTAAATATGCACGGAGGGAAGATGCTATTATCCATGCTCTTGAGATTGAGAATGCTCACCTAGGCAAGGATGATTTGAACTTCAGTGCCCGAATGAGTAATTCAGGTGGTGACCATGGTTGCTCAGCCAGAGAATCACCTGCCATGTCTCTTTGCAGCGCGGAGAATGAAGATATGGCTGACGAT ggaaggagaagaaaaacgCCAAATGATTCAGAGGATGATGGAACAGAAGGAGTGAAGCGCATGAGAGGACTTGAGGACCTGGGAATGGGTGTATTGTCAAAAAGGTCAGGCCACACTGGAGGGCTCCTTGAACAAGTTCAACAGGATGGTGCTTCACTCCTAGATTCAAACACTCGGAATGGAATGCCTAATGGAAGTCCTGCAAATGGAAGCAAAGGTTCTTCGTCGCTGAAAAGAAAGAGATCTCAAGTGGCAAATGTTAATGAACTCTTGAAAAGAAAGAACCGCAGTCGACCATTGACCAAGGTGCTGGAGAGTACTGCAATGGTGTCTATTCCAGCTATGCCTGACCAATTGCCAAATTCATGTGGTTCACCTCTTCAAGGGTTATCTAATGGCAGGGTTTCTGGATTAGAATCCAATGAATCAAAAGGGAGTTTATCTGCAGACCACACTGGAATTTCGTGTGAGAATGGAACCTCTATAAATGTTCCTGAACTGGCTTCTGGGGCTTCCTGTATTAATGACAAATTGAAAGAGAATGAGATTCCCAGCATATCTGGCTTAGCGGAATATGATTCTTCTGATGATAGGCTATTTGATGTGCCATTTGTTGGAGAGGAAAAAGACCCTTCAG GTTCATCTCCTATACGTGCAGCTTGTTCATCTGGTAAACCTCAGATTGGTGCGTTGGGAAGGCAATCTAGTCAAAGTCGTCAACCTGAAGCTGTATCTTTGAAAAACGAGAGAATTAATGAATCTGGTTGTACGAGTTCAGCAGCCTTGCATGATATCGGCATAAGCATAGAGAAAGGTAGTTCAAAGTGGCAGTTAAAAGGAAAGAGGAATTCTAGACAAACAAGTAAAGATAGAAAACATGACTCCAGAAGATTTATGGACATGGATGATGAATACAATGGTTATTCGACAGGCATTGAGCATTCCAATGGATTGTCTCAAGGTTCTTATCAGAAAGTAAATTGCAATGGCATTAGTGGTTCCCGTGCATATAATGGCACCTTACGATCAAAGTCCAAACAGGTTACTGAATTGCCTGATGGTCCAACTCAGAGATCACTTCCCTATCGGCAGTCCCGCTTCACAGTGCCTGCAAGATATCAGACGGCAGATTCTACTGCCCGCAATTCATGCTCTGATGGTTCGTTGTATGATGTCAAGCTTGAGGTGAAATCCAATTACCGGCCACAACATGTTCCCCTGGTTTCCCTTATGAGTAAATTGAACGGCAAAGCCATTGTTGGTCACCCACTAACAGTTGAGGTCTTGGGTGATGGCTGTTCTGATTGGGAAGTTGATAAAACAGGCTATGCAGTAAAGCCAGAAAAAGAAATTGGAAGAATCCCAGCCAAGGGATTGGCAGTGCAACCACGAAATTCACCAAGTAGATCTCCCAAAACAAAGAAATCTGGGCTACAGCCAAAAAAGATCAGGAAACTATCTTCACTGACCGGTCATAAGCAATCTGAAGAGAGAAAACCACTGGTTCCGAAGCAGAAGGGTCCTGTAATAGCCTGTATCCCCCTTAAAGTAGTGTTTAGTAGGATAAATGAAGCAGTGGCGCGACCATCGCATCGTGTTCTAAGATCAAGCAACGCTTGA